A stretch of the Arthrobacter stackebrandtii genome encodes the following:
- a CDS encoding DUF4235 domain-containing protein: MNIVFKLLGTGVSLGAGFVASKLVDTVWEKTTGNKPPKDGADLGNSLRSALTFALVSSAVAAVIQVVAGRTTQKAIARFNAHPTEV; the protein is encoded by the coding sequence ATGAACATCGTCTTCAAGCTGCTCGGCACCGGAGTTAGCCTGGGTGCCGGATTCGTCGCCAGCAAGCTGGTGGACACCGTCTGGGAAAAGACCACCGGCAACAAGCCGCCCAAGGACGGCGCCGACCTGGGCAACAGCCTGCGTTCGGCACTCACGTTCGCACTCGTGTCCTCAGCCGTGGCGGCTGTGATCCAGGTTGTTGCCGGGCGCACCACGCAGAAGGCCATTGCCCGCTTCAACGCGCATCCCACAGAAGTTTAG
- the mnhG gene encoding monovalent cation/H(+) antiporter subunit G gives MNTLIDVLTAIALVGGALMSLAAAIGLLRFPDLMSRMHAATKPQVLGLLLMLTALGLQMRSWALLPILLVAWLFQLLTVPVSAHMVGRAGYRTKHRRPEMLSVDELDQVVAAAVEDDAPGS, from the coding sequence ATGAACACCCTCATTGATGTCCTGACGGCCATCGCCCTCGTGGGCGGTGCGCTGATGAGCCTTGCCGCCGCCATCGGCCTGCTCCGCTTCCCGGACCTGATGAGCCGCATGCACGCCGCCACCAAGCCGCAGGTGCTGGGCTTGCTGTTGATGCTGACGGCGCTCGGCCTGCAGATGAGGTCGTGGGCCCTGCTGCCCATCCTCCTGGTGGCCTGGCTGTTCCAGCTCCTGACGGTTCCGGTCTCGGCGCACATGGTGGGCCGTGCCGGCTACAGGACGAAGCACCGCCGTCCGGAAATGCTGAGCGTCGACGAGCTCGACCAGGTGGTCGCGGCCGCCGTCGAGGACGACGCACCCGGGAGCTGA
- a CDS encoding monovalent cation/H+ antiporter complex subunit F gives MNIVVLVVAVLLTLAAAGTIYRIAKGPSLLDRVIAADVLLAIFGAALATEMAVDRNLDNLALLVVLSVIGFIGSVTVARFVAHKKEDG, from the coding sequence ATGAACATTGTGGTCCTGGTGGTGGCCGTGCTGCTGACCCTGGCCGCGGCGGGCACCATCTACCGCATAGCCAAGGGACCGTCCCTGCTGGACCGGGTCATCGCCGCCGACGTGCTGCTGGCCATCTTCGGTGCGGCCCTGGCCACGGAAATGGCTGTCGACAGGAACCTGGACAACCTGGCGCTGCTCGTGGTGCTGTCCGTGATTGGATTCATCGGCTCGGTGACGGTGGCCCGTTTCGTGGCCCACAAGAAGGAGGACGGATGA
- a CDS encoding Na+/H+ antiporter subunit E has product MRTPKSARSLWQKLPLLIWLVIVWGALWRDFSAGNLIFGAVIAIIVSQLFYLPPIELSGRFNPLRAVGMMLWFIGQVTVASFQVLYWAVVKGPRIRNAVVAVPLRSPSDLLMTAVGHVLSLIPGSLVVEVDRGRATLYVHAMNVQTPAGAAKVRSDVQGFEARLIQVMGTREELAALNAERAGGPMVSHADRLDAGTYVPRESSGAAGAGAGNNAGEKP; this is encoded by the coding sequence GTGAGAACACCGAAGAGCGCCAGGAGCCTGTGGCAGAAGCTGCCACTGCTCATCTGGCTGGTCATTGTCTGGGGCGCCCTGTGGCGGGACTTCAGCGCCGGCAACCTGATATTCGGGGCCGTCATTGCCATCATCGTCTCCCAGCTTTTCTACCTGCCGCCCATCGAACTGAGCGGACGGTTCAACCCGCTGCGGGCCGTGGGCATGATGCTCTGGTTCATCGGCCAGGTGACTGTCGCCAGCTTCCAGGTCCTGTATTGGGCTGTCGTGAAGGGTCCCCGGATTCGCAACGCCGTCGTTGCCGTGCCGTTGCGCAGCCCCTCCGACCTGCTCATGACCGCCGTCGGCCACGTGCTCTCGCTCATCCCCGGTTCGCTTGTGGTCGAGGTGGACCGCGGCCGGGCAACGCTCTACGTGCACGCCATGAATGTCCAGACCCCGGCCGGCGCCGCCAAGGTAAGGTCGGACGTGCAGGGCTTCGAGGCCAGGCTGATTCAGGTCATGGGCACCCGGGAAGAGCTGGCTGCGCTGAACGCGGAGCGGGCGGGCGGGCCAATGGTCAGCCATGCCGACAGGCTCGACGCAGGGACGTACGTTCCGCGTGAATCGTCCGGTGCAGCGGGCGCCGGGGCAGGCAACAACGCGGGGGAGAAGCCATGA
- a CDS encoding Na+/H+ antiporter subunit D, with the protein MNIASLAPLAVVLPFLGAALAFVLIKHPRAQRRVSLGTITLTLGLEVLVLASVWNTGPIAVALGGWAPPFGIVMVADQFSSLLLVVSSAVSLAVLAYATGQGAADGEEGGPVSVFHPTYLILVAGVSNAFLAGDLFNLYVGFEILLTASYVLMTLGGTGSRIRAGITYVVVSVVSSVLFLIAIAMVYGATGTVNMADLAIKLGELDPGTQNVLHVLLLVAFGIKAAVFPLSFWLPDSYPTAPAPVTAVFAGLLTKVGVYAIVRTETLLFPSDDFNTPLLVVALLTMLVGVLGAVAQTDIKRMLSFTLVSHIGYMIFGVALSSVLGLAAAIFYTIHHITIQTSLFMVTGLIERRGGSSSIGRLGGLAKLSPILGVLYFVPAMNLAGIPPFSGFLGKLGLLQAGVEDGSPMAYALVVGGVVASLLTLLVMARVWNRVFWRSTADAENPDPVLLATAPDASGAPSMRALRTSKYVDATEGRFSGDNEIPILPKMMVYSTMGLVVLGVAMTVFAGPLFDLCNAAAAGMLERVPYIAAVLGSGAL; encoded by the coding sequence ATGAACATCGCCAGCCTGGCACCGCTAGCAGTCGTCCTGCCCTTCTTGGGAGCCGCCCTCGCATTCGTCCTCATCAAGCATCCGCGTGCCCAGCGCCGTGTCAGCCTGGGCACCATCACCCTGACCCTGGGGCTGGAAGTGCTCGTCCTGGCCAGCGTCTGGAACACCGGGCCCATCGCCGTGGCACTGGGCGGATGGGCGCCGCCGTTCGGCATCGTCATGGTCGCCGACCAGTTCTCCTCGCTGCTGCTGGTGGTCTCCTCAGCGGTGAGCCTGGCCGTGCTCGCCTACGCAACCGGGCAGGGCGCCGCAGACGGTGAAGAGGGCGGGCCCGTCTCCGTCTTTCACCCCACCTACCTGATCCTGGTGGCCGGTGTCTCCAACGCCTTCCTGGCCGGCGACCTGTTCAACCTCTATGTCGGCTTCGAAATCCTGCTGACCGCCAGCTACGTGCTCATGACCCTGGGCGGAACCGGTTCGCGCATCCGCGCCGGCATCACCTATGTCGTGGTCAGTGTGGTGTCATCGGTGCTGTTCCTGATTGCCATCGCCATGGTCTACGGGGCAACCGGCACGGTCAACATGGCCGACCTCGCCATCAAGCTCGGCGAGCTGGACCCCGGAACCCAGAACGTGCTCCATGTGCTGCTGCTCGTGGCGTTCGGCATCAAGGCAGCCGTCTTCCCGCTGTCCTTCTGGCTCCCCGACTCCTACCCAACAGCCCCGGCGCCGGTCACAGCGGTGTTTGCCGGCCTGCTGACCAAGGTCGGCGTATATGCCATTGTGCGTACGGAAACCCTGCTGTTCCCGTCGGACGACTTCAACACGCCCCTGCTGGTGGTGGCCCTGCTGACCATGCTGGTGGGAGTCCTGGGCGCCGTGGCCCAAACAGACATCAAGCGAATGCTTTCCTTCACGCTGGTGAGCCACATCGGGTACATGATCTTCGGCGTCGCGCTCTCATCGGTGCTCGGACTGGCCGCGGCCATCTTCTACACCATCCACCACATCACCATCCAGACCTCCCTCTTCATGGTCACCGGGCTCATTGAACGCCGTGGCGGCAGCTCCTCGATCGGGCGGCTGGGCGGCCTGGCGAAGTTGTCGCCGATCCTGGGCGTGCTCTACTTTGTTCCCGCCATGAACCTGGCAGGCATTCCGCCGTTCTCCGGCTTCCTCGGCAAGCTCGGCCTCCTGCAGGCCGGCGTCGAGGACGGCTCGCCCATGGCCTACGCCCTGGTCGTTGGCGGCGTCGTGGCCAGCCTGCTGACCCTGCTGGTCATGGCGCGCGTCTGGAACCGCGTGTTCTGGCGCAGCACCGCCGACGCCGAGAATCCGGACCCCGTGCTCCTGGCCACCGCGCCCGACGCCTCCGGCGCGCCGAGCATGCGGGCCCTGCGCACCAGCAAGTATGTGGACGCCACCGAGGGCCGCTTCTCCGGCGACAACGAGATCCCCATCCTGCCGAAAATGATGGTGTATTCCACCATGGGTCTGGTGGTGCTGGGCGTGGCCATGACGGTTTTTGCCGGCCCGCTGTTTGACCTGTGCAATGCGGCCGCGGCCGGCATGCTCGAACGCGTGCCCTACATTGCCGCCGTGCTTGGATCGGGGGCCCTGTGA
- a CDS encoding Na(+)/H(+) antiporter subunit C, with amino-acid sequence MSANLTLLLVMGVLYAVGIYLLLERSLTRVLLGLMLLANATNLLLLTTGGYAGLAPVFNKDIPPVEYNDPLPQAFILTSIVISFAVTAFMLGLIYRSWLLSRADDIQVDREDIRVATQNLYDDEEDSEIAVEISDFHENDQPLDKRETIPGIGPKRQDKPAKPEQAGKPERPGKEKA; translated from the coding sequence GTGAGCGCGAACTTGACACTCCTGCTCGTCATGGGCGTCCTGTACGCCGTGGGCATCTACCTGCTGCTGGAAAGAAGCCTGACCCGGGTGCTCCTGGGCCTGATGTTGCTGGCCAATGCCACCAACCTCCTGCTGCTCACCACGGGAGGCTATGCCGGACTGGCGCCGGTCTTCAACAAGGATATTCCCCCAGTGGAATACAACGACCCCCTGCCGCAGGCATTCATCCTCACCTCGATTGTCATTTCCTTCGCCGTCACCGCCTTCATGCTTGGCCTGATCTACCGGTCATGGCTGCTCAGCCGCGCCGATGACATCCAGGTGGACCGCGAAGACATCCGCGTCGCCACCCAGAACCTGTACGACGACGAGGAAGACTCCGAGATTGCGGTGGAAATCTCCGACTTCCACGAGAACGACCAGCCGCTCGACAAACGGGAAACCATTCCCGGAATCGGGCCAAAGCGGCAGGACAAACCCGCCAAACCAGAGCAAGCCGGCAAGCCGGAGCGGCCCGGGAAGGAGAAGGCATGA
- a CDS encoding Na+/H+ antiporter subunit A → MLFVLCAHFLVAIFAPILFSRMGRSAFYVLAAIPGISFVWLISQYNNVFSNTLPSPSLNIPWVPVLRLDLDFRMDQLSWILCLLVLGIGALVLAYCARYFKTNDAGLGGFGAQLLAFAGVMFGLVTADNFILLFIFWELTTVLSYLLIGYARTRIAARRAALQALIVTTFGGLAMLVGLIMLGETAGTYSISAVVAKAPELMAAVGSSRTVLDIGIALILVGAVTKSALLPFHFWLPGAMAAPTPVSAYLHAAAMVKAGIYLIARLAPGYSQTEYWQAMILVLGLGTMLLGGWRALRQHDLKLILAYGTVSQLGFLTLVVGLGGQEAAMAGLAMVLAHGLFKASLFLVVGIIDHQSGTRDIRELSGVFKSAPKLGVVALIGAASMAGLPPTAGFVAKEGVFQALLANAGHGPSSAVVGWLVVVGVVLGSALTFAYSARFMWGGFATKSKGMATAFKPVGWLFLAAPALLAMLTLAYAIVPSVVEGWIKPYSSQFPSYDPNGLHLLLWHGFTPALGLSAVVVVLGLALFLARARVEAWQAKVPSVVDAERGYRQSIVILDAVAIWVTGRTQRGSLFFYLVVILSTAIAAVLAVLILGDQQWSNNLYLVDPGSPFQIVAGAVIIIGAVAAARASKRFMAVLMVSVTGYGIALIFALQGAPDLALTQMLVETIILVAFVLAMRSLPAGLEERKSGSHKGLRMILGIGFGATMVVVGALAMGSRIHDPVSLSMPRMAYEGGGGLNVVNVTLVDIRAWDTFGEVSVLAIAATGIASLIFVRGRGMSLPRAETVETGSIGKLRSSLPAPTIKIAKKFSASTRNPWLVAGRTLAPERRSIIIEVVTRLVFHSIMVISVYLLLVGHNGTGGGFAGGLVAGLALTIRYLAGGRFELAEATRVSAGTLLGLGLAMAALTGLMPLFFGGEVFQSAIISFDWPIFGNIKFVTSTLFDIGVYLIVVGLVIDVLRSLGSEIDQHEESGMAGIELIEDDEPLEVGR, encoded by the coding sequence GTGTTATTTGTCCTTTGTGCGCACTTCCTTGTGGCCATTTTTGCGCCCATTTTGTTTTCGCGCATGGGACGTTCGGCATTTTATGTGCTGGCCGCAATCCCCGGAATCAGCTTCGTTTGGCTCATTTCCCAGTACAACAATGTGTTCTCCAACACACTCCCCAGCCCTTCGCTGAACATCCCCTGGGTGCCGGTTTTGCGGTTGGACCTGGACTTCCGGATGGATCAGCTCTCCTGGATTCTGTGCCTCCTTGTCCTTGGAATTGGTGCGCTGGTGCTGGCGTATTGCGCCCGCTATTTCAAGACCAACGACGCCGGACTGGGCGGCTTTGGTGCCCAGCTGCTCGCTTTCGCCGGGGTCATGTTTGGGCTGGTCACGGCCGACAACTTTATTCTTTTGTTCATTTTCTGGGAATTGACCACGGTCCTTTCCTATTTGCTGATCGGCTATGCGCGCACCCGCATCGCGGCCCGCCGCGCCGCGCTTCAGGCCCTGATCGTGACGACTTTTGGCGGGCTCGCCATGCTGGTCGGACTCATCATGCTCGGTGAAACGGCAGGCACCTACAGCATCTCCGCGGTGGTGGCCAAGGCGCCCGAGCTGATGGCCGCCGTCGGAAGTTCCAGAACTGTTCTGGACATTGGCATTGCGCTGATCCTGGTGGGCGCCGTGACCAAGTCGGCGCTGCTGCCCTTCCACTTCTGGCTGCCCGGCGCCATGGCTGCGCCCACGCCCGTCAGCGCCTACCTGCACGCTGCCGCCATGGTGAAGGCCGGCATCTACCTGATTGCCCGCCTGGCGCCCGGCTATTCACAGACGGAATACTGGCAGGCCATGATCCTGGTGCTGGGCCTGGGCACCATGCTGCTCGGCGGCTGGCGGGCGCTGCGCCAGCACGACCTCAAGCTCATCCTGGCGTACGGCACCGTCAGCCAGCTGGGCTTTTTGACGCTCGTCGTGGGACTGGGCGGGCAGGAGGCGGCCATGGCCGGCCTCGCCATGGTGCTGGCCCACGGCTTGTTCAAGGCGTCGCTGTTCCTGGTGGTTGGCATCATTGACCACCAAAGCGGCACCCGCGACATCCGGGAACTCTCGGGCGTATTCAAGTCCGCGCCCAAGCTGGGCGTGGTGGCGCTGATCGGTGCCGCATCCATGGCGGGGCTGCCGCCGACCGCCGGTTTCGTGGCCAAGGAAGGCGTCTTTCAGGCGCTGCTGGCCAATGCAGGCCACGGACCCTCCAGCGCCGTCGTCGGGTGGCTTGTCGTGGTGGGTGTGGTCCTCGGGTCCGCGCTGACGTTTGCCTACAGCGCCCGCTTCATGTGGGGCGGGTTCGCCACGAAGTCCAAGGGCATGGCCACGGCGTTCAAGCCCGTGGGATGGCTGTTCCTGGCGGCGCCGGCGCTGCTGGCCATGTTGACGCTCGCCTACGCCATTGTCCCGTCGGTTGTTGAAGGGTGGATCAAGCCGTACAGCTCGCAGTTCCCCTCCTATGACCCCAACGGGCTGCACCTGCTGCTGTGGCACGGCTTCACCCCTGCCCTGGGCCTTAGCGCCGTGGTCGTGGTGCTTGGCCTGGCACTGTTCCTGGCCCGTGCACGGGTGGAGGCATGGCAGGCCAAGGTGCCGTCGGTGGTGGACGCCGAGCGCGGCTACCGCCAGTCCATCGTGATCCTGGATGCGGTGGCGATTTGGGTCACCGGGCGCACCCAGCGCGGTTCACTGTTTTTCTACCTCGTCGTGATCCTGTCGACGGCCATTGCCGCCGTGCTGGCGGTGCTGATCCTCGGCGACCAGCAGTGGAGCAACAACCTCTACCTCGTCGACCCCGGATCCCCGTTCCAAATTGTCGCCGGTGCCGTCATCATCATCGGTGCGGTCGCGGCGGCACGGGCCTCAAAACGGTTCATGGCCGTCCTCATGGTCTCCGTGACCGGCTACGGCATTGCCCTGATCTTTGCGCTGCAGGGCGCCCCGGACCTTGCACTGACGCAGATGCTGGTGGAAACCATCATCCTCGTGGCATTTGTGCTTGCCATGCGCTCACTGCCGGCCGGCCTGGAAGAGCGCAAGTCAGGCAGCCACAAGGGCCTGCGCATGATACTGGGCATCGGATTCGGCGCCACCATGGTGGTGGTGGGGGCCCTTGCCATGGGATCGCGCATCCACGACCCCGTCAGCCTGTCCATGCCGAGAATGGCATATGAGGGCGGCGGCGGCCTCAACGTCGTCAACGTGACCCTGGTGGACATCCGCGCCTGGGACACGTTCGGAGAGGTCTCCGTACTTGCCATCGCCGCCACGGGCATTGCGAGCCTGATCTTCGTCAGGGGCCGCGGCATGAGCCTTCCCCGCGCCGAAACCGTGGAAACCGGGAGTATTGGCAAGCTGCGTTCGTCCCTGCCGGCACCCACCATCAAGATCGCCAAGAAATTCTCCGCCTCCACCCGCAACCCGTGGCTGGTGGCCGGCCGGACGCTGGCCCCTGAACGGCGATCGATCATCATTGAGGTGGTCACGCGCCTGGTGTTCCACAGCATCATGGTCATTTCCGTCTACCTGCTGCTCGTGGGACACAACGGCACCGGCGGCGGCTTTGCCGGCGGCCTGGTGGCCGGGCTTGCCCTCACCATCCGCTACCTGGCCGGCGGGCGCTTTGAGCTGGCGGAGGCCACCCGTGTTTCCGCCGGCACCCTCCTGGGCCTCGGGCTGGCCATGGCGGCGCTGACCGGGCTCATGCCCCTGTTCTTTGGCGGAGAGGTGTTCCAAAGTGCCATCATCAGCTTCGACTGGCCCATTTTTGGCAACATCAAGTTCGTCACCTCAACGCTCTTCGACATCGGCGTGTACCTGATTGTTGTGGGCCTTGTCATCGACGTCCTCCGCAGCCTCGGCTCGGAAATTGACCAGCACGAAGAAAGCGGCATGGCCGGAATTGAACTGATCGAGGACGACGAGCCGTTGGAGGTTGGCCGGTGA
- a CDS encoding MFS transporter produces the protein MTNSGAAPVPTANTEKNPGTIWQITAWSLWDWGGAAFNAVMTTFIFTALYLTKNEGFGGADKATATLAFAMSVSGFAIAALAPVAGQRTDHSGRRKMWLGINTLIVVVLTGACFFVQPSESYLLLGCMLIAAGHVFFEIAGVNYNAMLLQISNKHTIGRISGFGWAAGYLGGIVALLIVFFALIKPEVGIFGITSADGMTYRAVAVFSALWILIFAIPVMLAIPETKPDPNEPKVGFFQSYKELFQTIMRLWRHERHTLFFLVSSAIFRDGLAAIFTFGAVLAVGSFGFETGDVLIFAIAGNVVAAVGALSAGFFDDKFGPKAVIVTSLVGLLVSGGALLFLDGKEAFWIFGLILCLFVGPAQSSARTFMGRLATPGHEGEMYGLYATTGRAVSFLAPMLFGWCIIIFGAQRWGIIGILAVLLLGLLLLLPVKAPAHR, from the coding sequence ATGACGAACTCAGGCGCGGCCCCCGTGCCCACAGCCAACACGGAGAAGAATCCCGGGACCATCTGGCAGATCACGGCCTGGTCGTTGTGGGATTGGGGCGGCGCTGCATTCAACGCCGTGATGACCACGTTTATCTTCACGGCCCTGTACCTGACCAAGAATGAGGGGTTTGGCGGCGCCGACAAGGCCACCGCCACCCTGGCCTTCGCCATGTCCGTTTCCGGCTTTGCCATCGCCGCGCTGGCACCGGTCGCCGGCCAGCGCACAGACCACAGCGGCCGGCGCAAGATGTGGCTGGGCATCAACACCCTGATCGTCGTAGTGCTGACGGGTGCGTGCTTCTTTGTCCAGCCCAGCGAGTCCTACCTGCTCCTTGGCTGCATGCTGATCGCGGCCGGGCACGTGTTCTTCGAAATTGCCGGCGTGAACTACAACGCCATGCTCCTGCAGATCTCCAACAAGCACACCATTGGCCGGATCAGCGGATTCGGCTGGGCTGCCGGCTACCTGGGCGGCATCGTGGCCCTGCTCATCGTGTTCTTCGCTCTCATCAAGCCTGAGGTGGGCATCTTCGGGATCACCAGCGCCGACGGCATGACCTACCGCGCCGTGGCCGTCTTCTCTGCCCTGTGGATCCTCATCTTCGCCATCCCCGTCATGTTGGCCATCCCGGAAACCAAGCCGGACCCCAACGAGCCCAAGGTGGGCTTCTTCCAGTCCTACAAGGAACTGTTCCAAACCATCATGCGCCTGTGGAGGCACGAGCGACACACGCTCTTCTTCCTGGTTTCCTCCGCCATCTTCCGCGACGGGCTGGCCGCCATATTCACCTTCGGCGCCGTCCTGGCCGTGGGCTCCTTCGGCTTCGAGACCGGCGACGTCCTCATCTTCGCCATCGCCGGAAACGTGGTGGCCGCAGTCGGCGCACTGTCCGCCGGCTTCTTCGACGACAAGTTCGGGCCCAAGGCCGTCATCGTCACCTCACTCGTGGGCCTGCTTGTTTCCGGCGGCGCCCTGCTGTTTCTGGACGGCAAGGAAGCCTTCTGGATCTTCGGCCTGATCCTGTGCCTGTTTGTCGGCCCCGCCCAGTCCTCGGCCCGCACCTTCATGGGCCGCCTTGCCACCCCGGGCCACGAGGGCGAAATGTACGGCCTCTACGCCACGACCGGCCGCGCCGTCTCGTTCCTGGCGCCGATGCTGTTCGGCTGGTGCATCATCATCTTCGGCGCGCAGCGCTGGGGCATCATCGGCATCCTCGCCGTGCTGCTGCTGGGCCTGCTGTTGCTCCTGCCGGTCAAGGCCCCCGCCCACCGTTAG
- the dcd gene encoding dCTP deaminase, with translation MLISDRDIRAEIDAKRIVLDPYDPAMVQPSSVDVRIDRYFRLFDNHRYAHIDPAEEQPELTRLVEVDPDEAFILHPGEFALASTYETVTLPDNVAARLEGKSSLGRLGLLTHSTAGFIDPGFSGHVTLELSNVATLPIKLWPGMKIGQLCFFQLTSPAENAYGTGNNLNRYQGQRGPTASRSHQNFHRTRIELPSDQ, from the coding sequence GTGCTGATCTCTGACCGCGACATACGTGCCGAAATTGACGCCAAGCGCATTGTCTTGGACCCCTACGACCCCGCCATGGTGCAGCCCTCCAGCGTTGACGTGCGCATCGACAGGTACTTCAGGCTGTTCGACAACCACCGCTACGCCCACATCGACCCCGCCGAGGAGCAGCCCGAGCTGACCCGCCTGGTTGAGGTTGACCCGGACGAGGCCTTCATCCTGCACCCGGGCGAATTTGCCCTCGCCTCCACCTATGAGACGGTCACGCTGCCGGACAACGTCGCTGCACGCCTGGAGGGCAAGTCCTCACTGGGACGCCTGGGCCTGCTCACGCACTCCACCGCCGGATTCATCGACCCCGGTTTCTCCGGCCACGTCACGCTGGAACTCTCCAACGTCGCCACGCTGCCCATCAAGTTGTGGCCGGGCATGAAGATCGGCCAGCTCTGCTTCTTCCAGCTCACCTCGCCGGCCGAGAACGCCTACGGCACGGGCAACAACCTCAACCGCTACCAGGGCCAGCGCGGCCCCACCGCGTCGCGCTCGCACCAGAATTTCCACCGCACCCGGATTGAGCTGCCCTCCGACCAGTGA
- a CDS encoding cation:proton antiporter regulatory subunit, which produces MNIEETPLPGIGVRRELRLATGRRVGVVTHRDGHTELILSRVDDPDACAASIPLSADEASTLGQLLGSAQLVAQLTAEQEDVSGISTHQIMIRKGTAFAGRPLGDTQMRTRTGTSIVALLRGDDVIASPRPGEILKVDDLVVIVGTDNGLADAALILQSRP; this is translated from the coding sequence ATGAATATTGAAGAGACGCCTCTTCCCGGAATTGGCGTGCGCAGGGAGCTGCGCCTGGCCACCGGACGGCGGGTGGGCGTTGTGACCCACCGCGACGGCCACACGGAACTGATCCTCTCCCGCGTGGACGACCCGGACGCGTGCGCCGCGTCCATCCCGCTCAGCGCCGATGAGGCCTCGACGCTGGGCCAGCTGCTGGGTTCTGCCCAGCTGGTTGCACAGCTGACGGCGGAGCAGGAGGACGTCTCCGGCATCAGCACCCACCAGATCATGATCCGCAAGGGCACCGCGTTCGCGGGACGGCCGCTGGGCGACACCCAGATGCGCACCCGCACCGGCACCTCCATCGTGGCCCTGCTGCGCGGCGACGACGTCATCGCCTCCCCGCGCCCCGGCGAGATCCTGAAAGTCGACGACCTCGTCGTCATCGTAGGCACCGACAACGGCCTGGCAGACGCCGCCCTGATCCTGCAGTCCCGGCCCTAG
- a CDS encoding cation:proton antiporter produces MDPTTLSLIQLGIVFFALGFLGRLAGRIGMSPVPLYLLGGLAFGNGGFVNLGGIDDFAHIASEIGVILLLLMLGLEYTAKELVTGLRQSWMAGLVDLVLNMLPGVAVALILGWGPVGALVMAGITYSSSSGIIAKVLGDLGRLGNRETPVILAVLVIEDLAMAAYLPILTAVLASVSFLGGLTAVGISLAVITMVLLGALRYGHMVSNVLDSPDRESFLLKLLGAALLVAGVASALQVSAAVGAFLLGIAISGGTAENATRVLEPLRDLFAAMFFVLFGLNTDPRTIPPVLGVALILALVTALTKVATGWWAAKQQGIGVPGRARAGAALIARGEFSIVIAGLAVASGAVPTELAALATTYVLIMAVSGPIAARYVEPLVRVVQGKKPEPAI; encoded by the coding sequence ATGGACCCAACGACCCTCTCACTGATCCAGCTCGGCATCGTCTTTTTCGCGCTCGGATTCCTGGGTCGTTTGGCCGGCCGCATCGGCATGTCGCCGGTCCCCCTGTACCTGCTGGGAGGGCTGGCATTCGGCAACGGCGGCTTCGTCAACCTCGGCGGCATTGACGACTTCGCCCACATCGCCAGCGAGATCGGCGTCATCCTCCTGCTGCTTATGCTCGGACTGGAATATACGGCAAAGGAACTGGTCACTGGCCTGCGCCAGTCATGGATGGCCGGACTGGTGGACCTTGTCCTGAACATGCTGCCCGGAGTCGCCGTCGCCCTGATCCTTGGCTGGGGCCCCGTGGGCGCGCTGGTCATGGCAGGCATCACCTACAGTTCCTCCTCCGGCATCATCGCCAAGGTGCTGGGCGACCTCGGCCGCCTCGGCAACCGCGAAACCCCCGTCATCCTGGCGGTGCTGGTCATTGAGGACCTCGCCATGGCCGCCTACCTGCCCATCCTGACAGCCGTCCTGGCGAGCGTGTCGTTCCTGGGCGGGCTGACCGCCGTCGGAATTTCCCTGGCCGTCATCACCATGGTCCTGCTGGGCGCACTGCGGTATGGGCACATGGTCTCCAACGTCCTGGACAGCCCGGACCGGGAATCGTTTCTGCTGAAGCTGCTCGGTGCAGCGCTGCTGGTGGCGGGGGTGGCCTCGGCGCTGCAGGTCTCGGCCGCGGTGGGCGCGTTCCTGCTGGGCATCGCCATTTCCGGCGGCACGGCCGAGAACGCCACCCGGGTCCTGGAGCCCCTGCGCGACCTCTTCGCCGCCATGTTCTTTGTGCTGTTCGGCCTGAACACAGACCCCCGCACCATCCCGCCGGTCCTGGGCGTGGCGCTCATCCTTGCCCTGGTCACAGCCCTCACGAAGGTGGCCACGGGGTGGTGGGCGGCGAAGCAACAGGGCATAGGCGTGCCCGGCCGGGCCAGGGCCGGCGCGGCGCTGATTGCCCGGGGCGAGTTCTCGATCGTCATCGCCGGGCTGGCCGTGGCATCCGGCGCCGTTCCCACGGAGCTCGCGGCCCTGGCCACAACCTACGTGCTGATCATGGCTGTCAGCGGCCCCATCGCCGCCCGGTACGTGGAACCGCTGGTGCGCGTGGTTCAGGGCAAGAAGCCGGAACCCGCCATTTAG
- a CDS encoding SHOCT domain-containing protein, giving the protein MAFGRRNRPSLLGTAARTAVIAGTATAASNAVNAKAAAQHAQAVPPAAPAVEAAPVAAPADDLLNKLERLAALHASGALTDAEFAAVKASIIS; this is encoded by the coding sequence ATGGCATTTGGACGACGCAACCGACCCAGTCTTTTGGGCACCGCAGCCCGCACGGCAGTCATTGCCGGCACAGCCACGGCAGCCAGCAACGCGGTGAACGCCAAGGCCGCCGCGCAGCATGCGCAGGCAGTTCCTCCCGCAGCCCCCGCAGTGGAGGCCGCTCCCGTGGCAGCCCCGGCCGATGACCTGCTCAACAAGTTGGAACGCCTCGCCGCCCTGCACGCCTCCGGCGCCCTGACCGATGCCGAATTTGCAGCGGTGAAGGCATCCATCATCAGCTGA